A stretch of the Uranotaenia lowii strain MFRU-FL chromosome 3, ASM2978415v1, whole genome shotgun sequence genome encodes the following:
- the LOC129750537 gene encoding uncharacterized protein LOC129750537 encodes MREADGRNTGAARGSRMISPEQNSSSSTSESSAPAIIGTTTDYSPNPKPPLALEKDTNSTASSYIPAFTVTVLENSQPSQLTSICPSVGPVESTVTATVHQASLPAAAIIIGRQVSGSSTEGNMPYSGNGGSGFRSSFNGRVPFARMLSSNPSSDRRSGNAGAEIYPISASSSIAS; translated from the coding sequence ATGCGGGAAGCAGACGGAAGAAATACTGGAGCAGCTAGAGGTTCAAGAATGATTTCTCCGGAACAAAATTCCTCTTCATCGACTTCTGAATCGTCAGCTCCGGCCATCATCGGAACAACCACAGACTACTCGCCGAACCCAAAGCCACCGCTAGCACTCGAAAAGGATACGAACAGCACAGCCAGCAGCTACATTCCAGCATTCACAGTTACTGTACTCGAGAATTCCCAGCCCTCTCAGCTGACTTCGATTTGCCCATCTGTTGGCCCCGTAGAATCAACCGTGACTGCAACCGTTCATCAAGCTTCGCTACCGGCTGCGGCCATCATTATTGGAAGGCAAGTTTCCGGTAGTTCTACCGAAGGCAACATGCCATACAGTGGCAACGGGGGATCCGGTTTCCGTAGCTCCTTTAATGGACGCGTTCCATTCGCTCGTATGCTTTCCAGCAACCCTAGCAGTGATCGGCGCTCCGGGAATGCCGGTGCTGAAATTTATCCTATTTCGGCATCTTCGTCGATTGCCAGCTAG